In Natronococcus sp. AD-5, the genomic window ACTCGAGCGCCTGGGCGTTCATCTCGTACAGGGTGGCGTCCACGTCGAGGCGCTCGAGTCGTCGCCGCGCCTTCGCCAGCATCTCGGGGCTGATGTCGATCCCGGTGAGGTCGACCGCGTCCGGGAGGTATCGAAAGTTCGGCCCCGTGCCGCAGGCGACGTCGAGGACGCGTCCGTTCGCCGACGCGAACAGCCGTCGCCGATACCGGCCGGTGAGTCGGCGGTCGAACCACTCCATCCGGTGGATCCAATCGGCCTGCTCCGCGTACACCGATCGGATCTCGTCGATGGACTTGTGGCGGTGCTCGGCCGGCGCGTGAGTTGTGTCGGTCGAAGTCATGTGAATGCGCCGAGCGAGCGCGGGTCGGTCGCCGGTCGCTGTAACCGCGCCTCGGCGAGAGTGACTACGACCCGGGGCATAATATTCCATTCCGGAGACGCGAGACGGAAGTCGGCATCGCAATGGGGTTACACAGAACGTGGAGGGATCTCACAGAGTTCCTCGACGAGCGTCTCGAGGGATCGCTTACCCACGGTCCTGCTCGTGAGGACGCTCGTTTTCTGACTCGTGGGGTTCGTGCGAACGGCCCGTCCGACGGGTGTCGTCTCGCGCTCGAGCGTCCGCGAGCGCGGCGCGCTCGCATACCCGCCGGCGCGCCGCCTCGGTCGGGTTCCGGATTACCGTTACGGGTTCCTCGCGCGAATCGCGCCAGTCGGCCGAGTCGCAAAGCTGTCGGTGCGCACACTCGAGTTCGGCGCGGAGTTCGCGCAGGTGGCGTTTCGCCGCTTGGCGAGTATCCGACTCGAGCGCGACGTCGTTCTCGACGGTCTCGAGAACGGCGGTCGCGCGAATGTCGATCACCTCGAGGACGGGACCGTAATCGGGACATAGTGCGTTTCGTCGGTCGGGGCTTTCATGATCCCGTGATTCGTCGTTCGTCATGGATTCCGTAGGCCGGTTACGGGAGCTTCTCGCGGACTCGGTATCTCAAGCACCGATCCGGCGTTTTCGAACCTCGTGAGAGTTCGGTCCGCGTATAGCTTCCCCGAAACGATGACCGCACTCCAATTACTTAATTTTCTAGCATACATAATCCATAGTTAGGATATATGATCCAGAATGCGCTCGATCCGGTGCAGTTAATCACCGAACAGTGTACCACCGAAGTATGCGAGCCCGCGTATCGTGGATGAACGAGGCCGACGATGCGATTCTAGAGTATTTGCAGGAACTGGAAACCGACGCGGGCCACCGTATTTCGCTCTCTCCGACCGCCGTCTGGCACAATATCGTCGACGAACTCGGCGTTTTGGATCGAAGCCAGAATACGATTTCTCGCCGAATGAACGTGCTCTCGGACGCAGGATTACTCGAGAAGACCGACGAGAAACGCGGCTACTACAGGATTACGAATACGGGAATCGCGTATCTCGAGGGGGAACTCGACTCGACCGATCTCGGGCGGTCCGAAGAGTGATCGGAACGGCTCGCGAGTGAGAGTACTCCGAAAGTCTTGCTCGCGTGGCCCGGTCAGGCCGCTGTCGGGTTTGTAACGCCCTACTCGTGCCGATTTCGGTCCCGGTCAGTTTCTCCGGACGAGAGTTACCAGGTCAGACCTTCGTACGCGATCCCGTCCCGGCGCCGGATGATTCGGCGACCGTCGACGACGACGGGGGAAGCCATCGCGTCGAACTCCTCGTCCAGCGTCGCGAACTCGTCCCAGTCGGTGACGACTACCGTTCCGTCAGCGCCCTCCAGGGCGTCGGCCGCCGAATCGGCGTACTCGAGGCCGGGGAATCGCTCTCGCATCCGCTCGATCGCAACGGGATCGTACGCGACGATCTCGGCCCCGCGCTCCCGAAGGAGTTCGATGGTGGGAATCGCGCGCGAATTCCGGACGTCGTCCGTCCGGGGTTTGAACGAGAGTCCGAGAACCGCGATTCGGGCTCCGTCGAGATCGACGTGATCCGCGAGCAGCTCGAGCATCCGCTCGGGCTGGCGGTCGTTGACGTCGACGGCGGCCTCGAGCAGGGTCGGATCGTACCCTTCCGCACGTGCGGCCGCGATGATCGCGTTGACGTCCTTCGGGAAGCAGGAGCCGCCCCAGCCGACGCCGCTGCGGAGGAACTGCTCCGAGATGCGGTCGTCGAGGCCGATCGCGTCCATCACTTCGTACGCGTCCAGGTCGAACTCCTTGCAGACGTTCCCGAGGTCGTTGACCAGGCTGATCTTCGCGGCGAGGAAGGCGTTGTTGGCGTACTTGATCATCGACGCGGTTTGCGGATCGGTCTCGACGACGTGGGCGTCGTGGTCCTCGAGCAGCGGCTCGAACACCGCGCGGAGTTCGTCCATCGCCCACTCGGAGTTCGTTCCGAAGACGAGTTTGTCCGGATGCGTGAAATCGGCGACGGCGCTTCCCTCTCGGAGGAACTCCGGATTCACCCCGACCTCGACGTTCTCGTTTCCGTCGGCCCCCCGGCGGACGGCCGGCTCGATCACGTCCTCGATGCTCGTCGGCGTCACCGTACTCTTGACGACGACGAGGTGGCGCTCCGATTTGTCGGCGAGCGCCTCTCCGGTCGCTTCGGCGGCGGCCTCGAGCGCCGTGAGATCGATACTGCCGTCGTCGTT contains:
- the aglM gene encoding UDP-glucose 6-dehydrogenase AglM produces the protein MDISVIGSGYVGTTIATCLPELGHDVTAIDIDEAIVEALNQGRSPIDEPGLDELLAEHAEDRLEATTSYDAVPASDVTFLAIGTPSNDDGSIDLTALEAAAEATGEALADKSERHLVVVKSTVTPTSIEDVIEPAVRRGADGNENVEVGVNPEFLREGSAVADFTHPDKLVFGTNSEWAMDELRAVFEPLLEDHDAHVVETDPQTASMIKYANNAFLAAKISLVNDLGNVCKEFDLDAYEVMDAIGLDDRISEQFLRSGVGWGGSCFPKDVNAIIAAARAEGYDPTLLEAAVDVNDRQPERMLELLADHVDLDGARIAVLGLSFKPRTDDVRNSRAIPTIELLRERGAEIVAYDPVAIERMRERFPGLEYADSAADALEGADGTVVVTDWDEFATLDEEFDAMASPVVVDGRRIIRRRDGIAYEGLTW
- a CDS encoding transcriptional regulator; its protein translation is MRARVSWMNEADDAILEYLQELETDAGHRISLSPTAVWHNIVDELGVLDRSQNTISRRMNVLSDAGLLEKTDEKRGYYRITNTGIAYLEGELDSTDLGRSEE
- a CDS encoding class I SAM-dependent methyltransferase, encoding MTSTDTTHAPAEHRHKSIDEIRSVYAEQADWIHRMEWFDRRLTGRYRRRLFASANGRVLDVACGTGPNFRYLPDAVDLTGIDISPEMLAKARRRLERLDVDATLYEMNAQALEFPDDSFDTVLSSLSTCTFPDPVAALREMQRVCRPDGQILLLEHGRSDVESIARLQDWRAEAHYEKMGCRWNQEPTELVAEAGLSTYRTSTRLLGIITMIQARPADRDAE